A single window of Anaerocolumna chitinilytica DNA harbors:
- a CDS encoding leucine-rich repeat protein — protein sequence MENSLLSVVLIARRDTTLSILKTLNSILNQIYSPIRVLVADANEPNSIYSLSLQEDLTAYPNVEYLKMDQLLSAAEIRNFTLDYVTGEYIAFLNSNDSWDSTKVLLQLEQLKNNTEAAASSSNGLLLDKREAHVAAEPLIEHLTFEPSRWILDNPGKMSAQVIYKREAVKEAGGFDSRFTNFIDGDMLIRLSKKKKVLITPVNLCECSITSDNKEYEFNDLKDCQNIFYKYMDLLLVDKKMSQSMYSRMIRLARANYLWLNYAGYILVYFMKAPIHSVFLLLRNLGKAFRYLLKWLLRTMSQVYENIRISNDLRLFRKGKFERVKALKPSILQNVTKEENILFSSARQYNEENPLDFMFNHRLKNIVIPEYVTVIKKSMFYGCDQLISVEIPNTVQEIQAHAFQNCKSLQNIFVKEGSRLGKIGDYAFAGCSALENLWLPSSIVEIGKAAFAECCSLKKLNFTGNIFPTALVKIPRFTFAGCTNLGAVEFGQGSMLEFVGRGAFMGCGRLKKIFLTGKVKVLGSYAFAYCKQLETAVLPQIDTLKYMGKSAFMHCEALTYFQLPTQIGRIYERTFYGCSGLKQIKIPKKVLSINHQAFAKCTSLVKVIILSGDIAISPTAFEKRVEFQMQENIEEENTSN from the coding sequence ATGGAAAATTCGTTACTAAGCGTTGTTTTAATTGCAAGAAGAGATACCACCTTGAGTATTTTAAAAACGCTAAATAGTATTCTTAATCAAATATATTCGCCAATCAGAGTGTTGGTGGCAGATGCAAATGAACCAAACAGTATCTATAGCCTCAGCTTGCAGGAGGATTTGACTGCTTATCCTAATGTGGAATATCTTAAGATGGACCAGCTGCTGTCTGCTGCTGAGATTCGTAATTTTACCCTGGATTATGTGACAGGAGAATATATCGCCTTCTTAAACAGCAATGATTCCTGGGACTCTACTAAGGTGTTGTTGCAGCTGGAACAACTTAAGAATAATACAGAGGCTGCGGCTTCCAGCAGTAATGGGCTGCTTCTTGATAAGAGGGAGGCTCATGTTGCAGCAGAGCCGTTGATTGAACATCTGACCTTCGAACCCTCAAGATGGATTTTGGATAACCCTGGGAAAATGTCTGCTCAGGTCATATACAAAAGAGAAGCTGTGAAAGAGGCAGGGGGGTTTGATAGTCGGTTTACAAATTTTATTGACGGAGATATGCTTATCAGACTGAGTAAGAAGAAAAAAGTGTTGATTACCCCTGTTAATTTATGTGAATGCAGTATTACTTCAGATAATAAAGAGTATGAGTTTAATGACCTAAAGGATTGCCAAAATATTTTCTATAAATACATGGACCTCCTTTTGGTCGACAAAAAAATGTCACAGAGTATGTATAGCAGAATGATACGTCTGGCAAGGGCTAATTATCTGTGGCTGAATTATGCGGGATATATCCTGGTATATTTTATGAAGGCCCCTATTCATTCCGTTTTCCTGTTGCTTCGAAACCTTGGAAAAGCTTTCAGGTATCTGCTAAAATGGCTGTTAAGAACTATGTCCCAGGTATATGAGAATATACGAATCAGCAATGATCTCCGTCTTTTCCGGAAAGGCAAGTTTGAAAGGGTAAAAGCGTTAAAGCCCTCAATTCTGCAGAACGTAACGAAGGAGGAAAATATACTTTTTTCTTCTGCCCGCCAATATAACGAGGAGAATCCTCTTGATTTTATGTTTAATCACAGGTTGAAAAATATCGTAATTCCTGAATATGTAACGGTTATAAAAAAAAGCATGTTCTATGGTTGTGACCAGCTTATTTCTGTTGAAATACCGAATACGGTACAAGAGATTCAGGCCCATGCTTTTCAAAATTGCAAGAGCTTACAAAATATTTTTGTGAAGGAAGGAAGCCGCCTTGGAAAAATCGGTGACTATGCCTTTGCGGGCTGCAGTGCTCTGGAGAATCTCTGGCTGCCCTCCAGTATAGTTGAAATTGGAAAAGCTGCCTTTGCCGAGTGTTGTTCTTTAAAAAAGTTGAATTTTACCGGCAATATTTTCCCTACAGCCCTTGTAAAAATTCCTCGATTCACCTTTGCTGGATGTACGAATCTTGGTGCAGTAGAGTTTGGACAGGGCAGTATGCTGGAATTTGTGGGAAGAGGTGCTTTTATGGGATGCGGCAGGCTTAAGAAAATATTTCTGACGGGAAAAGTAAAGGTTTTGGGAAGTTATGCTTTTGCATATTGTAAACAGCTTGAGACAGCAGTATTACCACAGATTGATACATTAAAATATATGGGCAAAAGTGCCTTTATGCATTGTGAAGCTTTAACTTATTTTCAGCTGCCGACCCAGATCGGACGGATTTATGAACGAACTTTCTACGGATGTTCCGGCCTAAAGCAGATTAAGATACCTAAGAAAGTGCTTTCTATTAATCATCAGGCCTTTGCCAAATGTACTTCCCTTGTAAAAGTAATTATTTTATCAGGAGATATTGCAATTTCACCGACAGCTTTTGAAAAGCGTGTAGAGTTTCAGATGCAGGAAAATATTGAGGAAGAGAATACTTCTAACTAG
- a CDS encoding DUF4832 domain-containing protein produces MSRKGPVTKFKWMPLPKTEKAESLNNPYCGLYAIYRFYADSAMLQPEGKMVEQISINTAHQLCLVEINLLPYNEMPLSEKAINNIERIFQYFIIQKKQMIVRFVYDWEGKGILNEPKDITIILNHMKQLSLLLKEYANNIYIVQGLFIGSWGEMHSSRYLSDRNMARLAKQLYECTGENTQIALRCPSFWRMLFQTYKPLDAETGYTDIQKARFSLFNDGMMASEVDFGTYGDIKAIDSKEYSDKWVREDELKFQSELCNYVSNGGEVINECAYNDPTLAISTLREMKVSYLHSEYDEQVLHKWKKSKCGFALWKEKTAYDYITAHLGYRFTLEEVDLSLASDKSGNIKVSIKITNMGFSPCYHKFEVKLIIRTAALFVVHKCTADTDTRKWLPNEKVLLEAVLPAAEWLTEKEHKQYQYSLCMGIYDPLSEQPIKIANTFAALDYTGVYSLGNFILGN; encoded by the coding sequence ATGTCACGAAAGGGTCCTGTTACTAAATTTAAGTGGATGCCGCTTCCAAAAACAGAAAAAGCGGAGTCTCTGAATAATCCCTATTGCGGATTATACGCAATCTATCGTTTTTATGCTGATTCTGCAATGCTGCAGCCGGAAGGGAAGATGGTAGAACAGATTTCAATTAATACTGCTCATCAACTATGTCTCGTGGAAATCAATCTCCTTCCTTATAATGAAATGCCATTATCAGAAAAAGCTATTAATAATATAGAGCGTATCTTTCAATATTTTATTATCCAAAAAAAGCAAATGATTGTTCGTTTTGTATATGATTGGGAAGGGAAAGGTATTTTAAATGAACCCAAGGACATCACAATCATCCTAAATCATATGAAGCAGCTATCATTACTTCTGAAAGAATATGCGAATAATATTTACATCGTGCAGGGACTTTTCATCGGCAGTTGGGGAGAAATGCACAGTTCAAGATATTTAAGTGACCGCAATATGGCACGGCTGGCAAAACAGCTGTACGAATGTACCGGGGAAAATACGCAAATAGCACTGCGATGTCCCAGTTTCTGGCGGATGTTATTTCAAACATATAAACCCTTGGACGCAGAGACTGGTTATACAGATATTCAAAAGGCCAGGTTTTCACTCTTCAATGACGGTATGATGGCCTCAGAAGTTGATTTTGGTACCTATGGAGATATCAAGGCGATTGATTCCAAAGAATATAGCGATAAATGGGTACGTGAGGATGAACTTAAGTTTCAGAGTGAGTTATGCAACTACGTTTCCAATGGTGGTGAGGTTATTAATGAATGTGCCTATAATGACCCAACGCTGGCAATAAGCACTTTGAGGGAAATGAAAGTTTCTTATCTGCATAGTGAGTATGACGAACAGGTGCTTCATAAATGGAAAAAAAGTAAGTGTGGTTTTGCCCTGTGGAAAGAGAAAACGGCATATGACTACATTACAGCTCATCTGGGTTATCGTTTTACCTTAGAAGAGGTCGATCTGTCCCTTGCCTCTGATAAGAGCGGTAATATAAAAGTATCTATAAAAATCACCAACATGGGATTTTCCCCTTGTTATCATAAATTTGAAGTAAAGCTTATAATTCGAACTGCTGCCCTTTTCGTGGTGCATAAATGTACTGCTGATACAGATACCCGTAAATGGCTGCCGAACGAGAAGGTATTATTAGAGGCGGTGTTACCTGCAGCAGAGTGGCTTACAGAGAAGGAACACAAGCAATACCAATACAGTCTCTGCATGGGGATTTATGATCCGCTGTCCGAGCAGCCTATAAAGATTGCAAACACCTTCGCAGCGCTTGATTATACCGGAGTCTATAGCCTTGGTAATTTCATCCTTGGTAATTAA
- a CDS encoding glycosyltransferase produces the protein MRKKLLFIINTMGRAGAETALIELLKKLDSMGEYELSLLAIIPCGELFDRVPKSVHLLNKHVNSHSVLSFSGRVQILRTILYSFFYKMTGFRALGTMGKNIREQKASGRKLQYDKLLWRLLSDGRPALTEKYDLAVAYLEGAAAYYLADKVKADHKAAFIHIDYQKAGYTPFMDKDCYEKMEKIFVVSKEVGEKFCSVYPKYRNKVTLFRNLLDKESIVKKAESGTGFTDGFKGIRLLTVGRLHYQKGYDIAVAALAELRKAGYPVRWYVIGEGMERRNLEMLIKKYGVEEYFILMGAKDNPYPFMKQADIYVHATRFEGKSLAIEEAQILGKPIVASDCTGNTEQIISGYDGILLSLNVENLVYELKRLIEDPKKQKEYAEHVLEKQLEYPGDLEGMLAMLNKEKKV, from the coding sequence ATGAGAAAGAAACTCTTGTTTATTATTAATACGATGGGCAGAGCCGGTGCTGAGACCGCCTTGATAGAGCTGCTTAAAAAGCTGGATTCCATGGGAGAATATGAGCTTTCTCTGCTTGCGATCATTCCCTGCGGAGAACTGTTTGACAGGGTGCCTAAAAGCGTGCATCTTCTGAATAAGCATGTGAACAGTCATTCGGTGCTGTCTTTTTCCGGGCGGGTGCAGATACTAAGAACAATCCTTTACTCTTTTTTTTATAAGATGACGGGCTTTCGGGCACTTGGAACAATGGGAAAGAATATCAGAGAACAGAAAGCTTCCGGCAGAAAACTACAATATGATAAGCTTTTGTGGAGGCTTCTCTCAGACGGGCGGCCGGCTTTAACAGAAAAATATGATTTAGCGGTGGCTTATCTTGAGGGAGCAGCAGCCTATTATCTTGCGGATAAAGTAAAAGCAGACCATAAGGCGGCATTTATCCATATTGATTATCAAAAAGCCGGGTATACACCTTTCATGGACAAAGACTGTTATGAGAAAATGGAGAAGATTTTTGTGGTTTCTAAAGAGGTCGGAGAGAAATTCTGCAGTGTTTATCCAAAGTATAGGAATAAGGTCACCTTGTTTCGCAATCTGCTGGATAAGGAAAGTATTGTTAAGAAAGCGGAAAGTGGAACCGGGTTTACGGATGGTTTTAAAGGTATTCGCCTTTTAACGGTGGGGCGCCTCCATTATCAGAAAGGTTATGATATTGCTGTCGCTGCGCTGGCAGAGCTGCGTAAGGCTGGTTATCCTGTGCGCTGGTATGTTATAGGCGAGGGTATGGAAAGAAGAAATCTGGAGATGCTGATTAAGAAATACGGTGTGGAGGAATACTTTATCCTAATGGGAGCCAAGGATAATCCCTATCCATTTATGAAGCAGGCAGATATCTATGTCCATGCAACTCGTTTTGAAGGAAAGAGTCTGGCAATTGAAGAAGCACAGATATTAGGAAAGCCAATTGTGGCATCGGATTGTACCGGTAATACGGAGCAGATTATATCAGGATACGATGGCATCTTACTGTCATTGAATGTGGAAAATTTAGTTTATGAACTTAAGCGGCTTATAGAAGACCCGAAAAAACAAAAGGAATATGCAGAGCATGTACTGGAAAAACAATTGGAGTATCCTGGAGATTTGGAAGGCATGCTGGCTATGCTTAACAAGGAGAAGAAGGTATGA
- a CDS encoding oligosaccharide flippase family protein produces the protein MGIDIKKNYIYNVIYRLSICILPLIVTPYIARVLGAEQVGVYTFSSTVACYFIMFGKLGLDNYGNRSIAACREDIGKRSRVFWGIFTIQILTSILSILIFILLVLTVFKEDRRVYWMQLIYVASILFDVSWFFYGMERFRLTTIRSLISRTLIIVCVFTFVHSDRDLWIYTCVMSVCFLLEQVQLIPFLFPLVKRVTLKKEDITCHIVPNLKLFVPLFALSIYNWLDKIMLGVLVKSTTVVAFYAFAENIINLPKGILSALDTVMLPRISNLVANNRIEEGVQKMKNSIRFNSFVCCALCFGIAGVASNFVPWFFGKEYEPTILLTMELAMVMIPMSIVNVVQTQYLIPFHREHVYMWSVSLGALTNIILNLLLIPGLGASGTVIGTFGAELVVCTYQMVYIRHIYKVNQLFKTLRPFVICGVLEFAAVYSLGGLPFNNFLRLLLQICAGGFVYLAGCCIYVIFISKEYRSVGNIISGLKDSM, from the coding sequence ATGGGCATAGATATTAAGAAAAACTATATATACAATGTCATATACCGCTTGTCCATTTGCATTTTGCCGCTTATTGTTACACCTTATATAGCTCGTGTGCTGGGAGCGGAGCAGGTTGGAGTGTATACCTTTTCCAGCACGGTTGCCTGCTATTTTATAATGTTTGGAAAGCTGGGACTTGATAATTACGGAAACCGAAGCATCGCTGCCTGCAGAGAGGATATCGGGAAGAGAAGCAGAGTCTTTTGGGGGATTTTTACCATACAAATTCTAACTTCTATTCTCTCTATCCTAATCTTTATTTTGCTGGTGCTGACAGTTTTTAAAGAAGACCGGAGAGTATATTGGATGCAGCTAATCTATGTAGCCTCCATCCTTTTTGATGTCAGCTGGTTCTTTTACGGCATGGAAAGGTTTCGGTTAACTACTATAAGAAGTCTGATATCCCGAACACTGATTATTGTCTGCGTTTTTACTTTTGTACATTCTGACAGGGACCTTTGGATATATACCTGCGTAATGTCAGTTTGTTTTTTGCTGGAGCAGGTACAGCTTATTCCGTTTCTGTTCCCCTTAGTTAAGAGGGTAACTCTGAAAAAAGAAGATATCACCTGTCATATTGTACCGAATTTGAAACTGTTTGTTCCGCTCTTTGCTTTAAGCATCTATAACTGGCTGGATAAAATTATGCTTGGTGTTCTTGTTAAGAGCACCACTGTAGTAGCTTTTTATGCTTTTGCTGAAAATATCATTAACCTCCCCAAGGGAATTCTATCAGCACTGGATACGGTTATGCTGCCAAGAATCTCAAATCTGGTTGCAAATAACAGAATAGAGGAAGGTGTGCAGAAGATGAAGAATTCCATCAGATTTAACAGTTTCGTCTGCTGTGCACTCTGTTTTGGAATTGCTGGAGTGGCATCAAACTTTGTACCCTGGTTTTTTGGAAAGGAATATGAACCTACGATTCTTCTCACCATGGAGCTTGCTATGGTTATGATTCCCATGAGTATCGTTAACGTTGTACAGACACAATATCTAATTCCATTTCATAGGGAGCATGTATATATGTGGTCCGTGTCTTTGGGAGCACTGACTAACATTATATTAAATCTTTTGCTTATTCCAGGGCTAGGAGCTAGCGGAACTGTTATTGGTACATTTGGGGCTGAATTAGTTGTATGCACATATCAGATGGTTTATATACGGCATATCTACAAGGTGAATCAGCTGTTTAAGACCTTGAGGCCTTTTGTGATTTGCGGTGTGTTAGAATTTGCAGCGGTATATTCTTTGGGTGGTCTTCCTTTCAATAATTTCCTAAGATTGCTTCTTCAGATTTGTGCCGGAGGTTTTGTATATCTGGCTGGATGTTGCATTTATGTTATCTTTATCAGTAAGGAATACCGCTCAGTCGGGAATATTATAAGTGGATTGAAAGATAGTATGTAG
- a CDS encoding glycosyltransferase family 2 protein — protein sequence MNKVLIIVPAFNEEANMTALFNDLCTPEIRSFADILVVNDASMDQTGLIAKKYHVSLVTHVFNLGYGSALQVGYKYAVRRGYDYVIQIDADGQHNPSNIAHIYQCLTTKDEEGNLPDIVIGSRFVEGSQSFKISGIKKISLAMFSWVIKRTTGKTITDPTSGLQGLNKKTFTYYSIYGNFDYFYPDANMIIQMLLLGFNVVETASVMHERKAGLSMHTGLLKQMLYMMIMPLSIMTVIKRVKNGLQK from the coding sequence ATGAATAAAGTATTGATTATAGTTCCTGCATTTAATGAAGAAGCGAATATGACAGCATTATTTAATGATTTGTGCACACCTGAAATCCGAAGCTTTGCAGATATTCTGGTTGTAAATGATGCGTCTATGGATCAGACGGGACTTATTGCAAAAAAATATCATGTCTCTTTGGTTACCCATGTATTTAATCTGGGGTATGGTTCTGCCCTGCAGGTTGGCTATAAATATGCTGTTCGCCGAGGGTATGATTATGTCATCCAGATAGATGCGGATGGTCAGCATAACCCCTCTAATATCGCGCACATTTATCAATGTCTGACGACAAAGGATGAGGAGGGTAACTTACCTGATATCGTAATTGGTTCTCGTTTTGTAGAGGGAAGCCAGTCTTTTAAGATTTCAGGAATCAAGAAAATATCCCTTGCTATGTTTTCCTGGGTGATTAAGAGAACAACCGGCAAGACAATAACCGATCCTACCTCGGGGCTGCAAGGCTTGAACAAAAAAACATTTACATATTATTCTATATATGGAAATTTTGATTATTTTTATCCCGATGCCAATATGATTATCCAGATGCTGCTCTTAGGATTTAATGTAGTAGAAACAGCATCTGTTATGCATGAAAGAAAGGCCGGCTTAAGCATGCACACAGGACTGTTAAAACAGATGCTTTATATGATGATTATGCCCCTTAGTATCATGACTGTTATAAAACGTGTAAAAAATGGGTTACAGAAATAA
- the pelG gene encoding exopolysaccharide Pel transporter PelG — protein sequence MAGIGVQLNRIFDKHTLTASLYGIGFSFVNTIAPMLVVIGCLFGMYRVLGFDQVGYLERETFSSSILYIFIFSLLTSSPFNSVLSKFQTDRIYEQHYEDIRPCVFVGTITNLTLSSLIAIPFYIYEVVIGQVAIYYVFTTYMAYLGLTLTFSSMVYNSILKQYKKVSLYFLSSMVLTFLLSVIFRLLLKFSITYSMLLALSIGFLLIASLEIGNVMRYFPANSRKYGDVLHYYKVYWRLIVSNFLYTLGLFIHNFVFWTHPTHLVVRDTYVCNQSYDMATCLAMFTNISASVLFISRVEMHFHDRYKDYTQAVIGGKLDSIEKTKKRMFRGLSSQLLSLTHIQFIVSVVVYLIAIVILPIIGFSGMIMEIYPQLAVGYFIAFLMYSELLFLYYFDDLKGAVINGVIFASVTLAGSLLATQLSAIWYGAGFTAGAFCSFTFSYFRLRWIEKNLDSHVFCRGTVLKQVYEEMPRADVYNVYKQG from the coding sequence ATGGCTGGTATTGGTGTTCAGCTAAACAGAATATTTGATAAACATACATTAACTGCTTCTCTTTATGGCATTGGCTTTAGCTTTGTTAATACGATTGCACCAATGCTGGTAGTGATAGGATGCCTTTTTGGAATGTATCGTGTATTAGGTTTTGATCAGGTTGGGTATTTGGAAAGGGAAACCTTTTCAAGCAGTATTCTGTATATATTTATCTTTTCCCTTTTAACTTCCTCTCCTTTTAACTCGGTACTTTCCAAATTTCAGACGGATAGGATATATGAGCAGCATTATGAAGATATTAGACCATGTGTTTTTGTGGGAACAATCACAAACCTTACCCTTTCCTCCCTGATAGCAATCCCCTTTTATATTTATGAGGTGGTTATCGGCCAGGTAGCTATTTACTATGTGTTTACAACCTATATGGCTTATTTGGGATTGACGCTGACATTTTCCTCTATGGTTTATAATTCAATTTTAAAGCAATATAAGAAAGTTTCTTTGTACTTTTTAAGCAGTATGGTGCTGACGTTTTTATTGTCCGTGATTTTTCGCCTTCTTCTGAAGTTTTCCATTACCTATAGTATGCTGCTTGCTTTAAGTATTGGTTTTTTACTGATTGCTTCCCTGGAGATAGGTAATGTAATGCGGTATTTTCCTGCGAACAGCCGTAAATACGGGGATGTACTGCACTATTATAAGGTGTATTGGAGGTTAATTGTCTCTAATTTTTTATATACGCTGGGACTGTTTATTCACAATTTTGTATTTTGGACCCATCCGACCCATCTGGTAGTTCGCGACACCTATGTCTGTAACCAATCCTATGATATGGCTACCTGTCTTGCTATGTTTACCAATATATCTGCCAGTGTTTTGTTTATATCCAGAGTGGAGATGCACTTCCATGACAGGTACAAGGATTATACGCAAGCTGTCATCGGAGGTAAACTTGACAGTATTGAGAAGACGAAGAAAAGGATGTTTCGAGGACTTTCTTCACAGCTTTTGTCTCTTACACATATTCAGTTTATTGTTTCGGTGGTGGTTTATCTAATTGCCATTGTAATTCTGCCGATTATCGGATTTTCCGGAATGATTATGGAGATATATCCCCAATTGGCAGTAGGTTATTTCATAGCATTTTTAATGTATTCTGAATTGCTGTTCCTGTATTATTTTGATGACTTAAAAGGTGCCGTGATCAATGGTGTGATTTTTGCAAGTGTTACCTTAGCCGGTTCTCTTCTGGCAACACAGCTGTCTGCTATCTGGTATGGAGCAGGGTTTACGGCAGGTGCTTTTTGCTCGTTTACATTCTCTTATTTCAGGCTGCGCTGGATCGAGAAAAATCTGGACAGCCATGTATTCTGCCGTGGTACGGTCCTAAAGCAGGTATACGAGGAGATGCCAAGGGCGGATGTTTATAATGTATATAAACAAGGTTAG
- a CDS encoding DUF2304 domain-containing protein: MSLLLQLFICASGLILIYMARKASVVRKMTEKQSLFWIMGGIIIIIFGLVPGLVYFISDQFSVQYPPSIIFAIAIILATYGIFNCYKANAELSARVQELAMQVSLLNEENSHLKDLITREYAATLERSSSTQTSPSTEMSSPKGISSSDGMPFTIGTPFC, translated from the coding sequence ATGTCGTTATTACTTCAGCTTTTTATTTGCGCTTCGGGTTTGATTCTGATTTATATGGCGAGAAAAGCCAGCGTTGTCCGTAAAATGACAGAAAAACAAAGTTTGTTCTGGATTATGGGTGGTATCATAATAATTATATTTGGTTTGGTTCCCGGATTGGTGTATTTTATATCCGACCAGTTCTCAGTACAATACCCGCCGTCCATTATATTTGCAATCGCCATTATTCTGGCAACCTATGGGATTTTTAACTGCTACAAGGCTAATGCTGAATTATCTGCTCGGGTACAAGAGCTTGCCATGCAGGTATCTTTGCTAAATGAAGAGAACAGTCATTTGAAAGATCTGATTACAAGGGAGTATGCTGCTACTCTTGAGCGGTCTTCCTCCACTCAGACGTCTCCTTCCACTGAGATGTCTTCCCCTAAAGGAATTTCCTCCTCTGATGGAATGCCCTTTACTATTGGAACCCCATTTTGCTGA
- the pelF gene encoding GT4 family glycosyltransferase PelF, producing the protein MKVCLIAEGCYPYVVGGVSSWIHSIIKLFPNIEFNLITIVADRSIRGKFAYSLPDNLTEVHEVYLQDVDWVGKYRTEKRVHLKKKELDALRSLIIGQEVDWLTVFRMFSRKNVSINNILMSPEFLEVTKDYYSLRYYDITFSDFLWTMRSIYLPLFFALKCMPPKADIYHCVSTGYAGIIGSKALSIYTNAKLLISEHGIYTREREEEIIKAKWVQGIYKNIWIEQFHKMSKCAYYFADLVTSLFKQAHSLQIELGCPEEKAIITPNGIDAKHFEDIPMKDPEDVNINVGAILRVTPIKDVKTLINAFYYAHQKEPKLKLWIMGPDDEDPEYAADCHELIKALNAENIVFTGSIRTTEYIGKMDMTILTSISEGQPLTILEGFAAKKPCIATNVGNCYGLVYGEGDSFGEAGIIVPVMNIAEITNAILKLAVDPALRKKMGMNGYNRLMAKYKNVYMENNYRKIYKTLAEMSDVTYTEEAFVVKKKQ; encoded by the coding sequence ATGAAGGTTTGTTTAATAGCGGAGGGATGTTACCCCTATGTTGTTGGCGGTGTATCCAGCTGGATACACAGCATCATAAAATTATTTCCCAATATTGAGTTCAATCTCATTACAATTGTGGCAGATCGGAGCATCAGAGGCAAGTTTGCCTACAGTCTGCCGGATAATCTGACAGAAGTCCATGAGGTCTATTTACAGGATGTGGACTGGGTCGGAAAATACAGGACCGAAAAAAGGGTACATCTAAAGAAAAAAGAATTGGATGCACTGAGAAGCCTGATTATCGGACAAGAGGTAGACTGGCTGACGGTGTTTAGAATGTTTAGCCGGAAGAATGTCTCCATTAACAATATTCTGATGAGTCCGGAATTCCTGGAGGTCACAAAAGACTATTATTCTCTGCGGTATTATGATATTACCTTTTCAGATTTCCTGTGGACCATGCGCTCTATCTATCTACCGCTTTTCTTCGCGTTAAAATGTATGCCGCCAAAAGCTGATATTTACCACTGCGTATCCACCGGCTATGCAGGTATTATTGGCAGCAAAGCCCTGTCCATCTACACCAATGCAAAATTGCTTATCAGTGAGCATGGTATTTATACCCGTGAGAGGGAAGAGGAGATTATCAAAGCAAAATGGGTTCAAGGGATTTATAAAAATATATGGATTGAGCAGTTTCATAAAATGTCAAAATGCGCATACTATTTTGCAGATCTGGTAACTTCTCTCTTTAAACAGGCTCACTCCTTGCAAATAGAGTTAGGCTGCCCGGAGGAAAAGGCAATCATTACACCCAATGGCATTGATGCAAAGCATTTCGAGGACATTCCTATGAAAGATCCGGAGGATGTGAATATTAATGTTGGGGCAATCCTTCGTGTTACACCGATCAAGGATGTAAAGACCTTGATTAATGCATTTTACTATGCACATCAGAAAGAGCCGAAGCTAAAGCTATGGATTATGGGACCGGATGATGAGGATCCGGAATATGCTGCAGACTGCCATGAATTGATAAAAGCTCTGAATGCTGAAAATATCGTATTTACAGGCAGCATACGTACGACTGAGTATATCGGAAAAATGGATATGACCATACTTACCAGTATCAGCGAAGGCCAGCCACTTACGATTTTGGAAGGGTTTGCTGCAAAAAAACCGTGTATTGCTACGAATGTAGGTAACTGTTATGGCTTGGTTTACGGAGAAGGGGATTCCTTTGGTGAGGCAGGTATTATCGTACCTGTTATGAATATTGCAGAAATAACCAACGCAATTTTAAAGTTGGCTGTTGATCCTGCTTTACGAAAGAAGATGGGCATGAATGGTTATAATCGTCTTATGGCGAAATATAAAAATGTGTATATGGAAAACAACTATAGAAAGATTTATAAAACCCTGGCTGAAATGAGTGATGTTACTTATACGGAAGAAGCATTTGTGGTTAAAAAGAAGCAGTAA